The Gavia stellata isolate bGavSte3 chromosome 1, bGavSte3.hap2, whole genome shotgun sequence genome has a segment encoding these proteins:
- the FAM131B gene encoding protein FAM131B isoform X1 — protein MDSTSSLHGSSFHRPSTEQTRTDFSWDGINLSMEDTTSILPKLKRNSNAYGIGALAKSSFSGISRSMKDHVTKPTAMGQGRVAHMIEWQGWGKGNSQQQQHTHETARKDADAYSDLSDGEKEARFLAGVMEQFAISEATLMAWSSMDGEDVSVNSNQENPSGNYPENYQELMESQEHMAQTQYDSWPHSYVSQGMYCLGSSDAWETSDQSLIASPATGSYLGQNFDESQTNLQEMWPLQTAQGGGGAESSTYMEDHIEDEGNPRLEKAPLLNKKPSPEEDDAVCRDLESLSPREEMEHAALSRKVSDVTSSGVQSFDEEEGETNN, from the exons CAAACACGGACAGATTTCTCCTGGGATGGTATCAAT ctCTCTATGGAAGATACGACCTCCATCCTCCCCAAGCTGAAACGCAACTCCAATGCTTATGGGATTGGGGCTTTGGCTAAATCATCTTTCTCTG GGATATCTCGCAGCATGAAGGACCATGTCACAAAGCCAACGGCTATGGGCCAAGGCCGTGTGGCTCACATGATCGAATGGCAAGGCTGGGGCAAAGGtaacagccagcagcagcagcacacgcATGAGACAGCACGCAAAGACGCTGATGCCTACTCAGACCTGAGTGATGGTGAAAAGGAGGCCCGATTCCTTGCAG GAGTGATGGAGCAGTTTGCTATTTCTGAGGCAACTCTCATGGCCTGGTCGTCCATGGATGGTGAGGATGTGAGTGTAAACTCAAATCAAGAGAATCCATCAGGCAACTACCCTGAGAACTATCAGGAACTAATGGAGAGCCAAG AGCATATGGCCCAGACACAGTATGACAGCTGGCCTCATTCCTACGTCTCGCAGGGCATGTATTGCTTAGGTTCATCCGATGCCTGGGAGACCAGTGACCAGTCCCTCATCGCTTCCCCAGCAACTGGCTCCTACTTAGGCCAGAATTTTGATGAGTCCCAGACAAAccttcaggaaa TGTGGCCCCTGCAGACTGCTCAGGGTGGGGGCGGGGCTGAGTCCAGCACATACATGGAGGACCACATTGAGGATGAAGGGAACCCACGGCTGGAGAAGGCGCCTCTCCTGAACAAGAAGCCCTCTCCAGAGGAGGATGATGCAGTGTGCCGGGACCTGGAATCACTGTCTCCTCGAGAGGAGATGGAACATGCTGCACTGAGCCGCAAAGTCTCAGATGTCACCTCCTCTGGGGTGCAGTCCTTTGatgaggaagagggagaaacaaACAACTGA
- the FAM131B gene encoding protein FAM131B isoform X2 — MDSTSSLHGSSFHRPSTELSMEDTTSILPKLKRNSNAYGIGALAKSSFSGISRSMKDHVTKPTAMGQGRVAHMIEWQGWGKGNSQQQQHTHETARKDADAYSDLSDGEKEARFLAGVMEQFAISEATLMAWSSMDGEDVSVNSNQENPSGNYPENYQELMESQEHMAQTQYDSWPHSYVSQGMYCLGSSDAWETSDQSLIASPATGSYLGQNFDESQTNLQEMWPLQTAQGGGGAESSTYMEDHIEDEGNPRLEKAPLLNKKPSPEEDDAVCRDLESLSPREEMEHAALSRKVSDVTSSGVQSFDEEEGETNN, encoded by the exons ctCTCTATGGAAGATACGACCTCCATCCTCCCCAAGCTGAAACGCAACTCCAATGCTTATGGGATTGGGGCTTTGGCTAAATCATCTTTCTCTG GGATATCTCGCAGCATGAAGGACCATGTCACAAAGCCAACGGCTATGGGCCAAGGCCGTGTGGCTCACATGATCGAATGGCAAGGCTGGGGCAAAGGtaacagccagcagcagcagcacacgcATGAGACAGCACGCAAAGACGCTGATGCCTACTCAGACCTGAGTGATGGTGAAAAGGAGGCCCGATTCCTTGCAG GAGTGATGGAGCAGTTTGCTATTTCTGAGGCAACTCTCATGGCCTGGTCGTCCATGGATGGTGAGGATGTGAGTGTAAACTCAAATCAAGAGAATCCATCAGGCAACTACCCTGAGAACTATCAGGAACTAATGGAGAGCCAAG AGCATATGGCCCAGACACAGTATGACAGCTGGCCTCATTCCTACGTCTCGCAGGGCATGTATTGCTTAGGTTCATCCGATGCCTGGGAGACCAGTGACCAGTCCCTCATCGCTTCCCCAGCAACTGGCTCCTACTTAGGCCAGAATTTTGATGAGTCCCAGACAAAccttcaggaaa TGTGGCCCCTGCAGACTGCTCAGGGTGGGGGCGGGGCTGAGTCCAGCACATACATGGAGGACCACATTGAGGATGAAGGGAACCCACGGCTGGAGAAGGCGCCTCTCCTGAACAAGAAGCCCTCTCCAGAGGAGGATGATGCAGTGTGCCGGGACCTGGAATCACTGTCTCCTCGAGAGGAGATGGAACATGCTGCACTGAGCCGCAAAGTCTCAGATGTCACCTCCTCTGGGGTGCAGTCCTTTGatgaggaagagggagaaacaaACAACTGA